A genome region from Glycine max cultivar Williams 82 chromosome 5, Glycine_max_v4.0, whole genome shotgun sequence includes the following:
- the LOC100527929 gene encoding sm-like protein LSM5 — MANNPSQLLPSELIDRCIGSKIWVIMKGDKELVGTLRGFDVYANMVLEDVTEYEITAEGRRITKLDQILLNGNNIAILVPGGSPESE; from the exons ATGGCCAACAATCCATCACAGCTTCTCCCATCAG AGTTGATTGACCGGTGTATAGGTTCAAAAATTTGGGTGATAATGAAGGGTGACAAGGAGCTTGTTGGTACTCTTAGAGGCTTTGATGTTTATGCCAACATGGTCCTTGAAGATGTCACTGAATA TGAAATCACTGCTGAAGGGAGACGGATAACCAAGCTTGATCAGATTTTACTCAATGGAAACAACATTGCCATT TTGGTACCCGGTGGTTCTCCTGAGTCAGAATGA